A single window of Anopheles moucheti chromosome 2, idAnoMoucSN_F20_07, whole genome shotgun sequence DNA harbors:
- the LOC128309685 gene encoding maternal protein pumilio-like codes for MKLLGGHDDGGGRNAAPIRTQDDAAVGYVFQRHPNETEFNQFAQKQSRWASGDDTIIDNQDKWKYNPAIPNNTPGGLLPPPIVSGVKQQQQVAQQQQQQSLQQQPPMQLPHQPHQHQVQQVHQQQQQQQQQQQQHQQQLQQQQQQMQHQQHQQQQLPMINHPSQMANHLNHQNHLNQTMLNHATMNSGGLPTMQMAMQGGMYDHIHPPNVNVNVNGVGVPKPPGPEQQLVYLSGGQQYGTVLTAQSQYIPRNNSAINTSTAKKLWEKGGTNDVKVAAAATGPLPPLQLHGTTDHQVWRDSTWSSQGDAILAPRRIFQHAPETNPTGSTGILSPRDSTGGLGVKMVEYVLGGSPTNKESPLASLDSRFKGLKFDDGDKASDDKDKANSPFETNGVKKEEVVPGTNGVVMVNGIDDDKGFNRTPGSRQPSPAEEQMPRPNMLDPTGVHGSGFPQHPSLHNMLGSAAPGGNDVTQQAAAAALGSYHPQMINQMGQMGQLGQMNPMNQLNQLNQLNQMQSHVMNGVGGIPQIAQSPMVNQHGQGPSQIDSPANLLQQPHNYELQIFDMQEEKRKLIVHNYLQNPAVSSRELAKQLSLPKSTVARVIKKY; via the exons ATGAAGCTGCTCGGTGGTCACGATGACGGTGGTGGACGGAATGCGGCCCCGATCCGCACGCAGGACGATGCCGCCGTCGGTTACGTGTTTCAGCGGCATCCGAACGAGACCGAGTTCAACCAGTTCGCACAGAAGCAGTCCCGGTGGGCTTCCGGGGATGACACCATTATCGAT AACCAGGACAAGTGGAAGTACAACCCTGCAATACCGAACAACACGCCCGGTGGGCTGCTACCTCCACCGATCGTATCCGGCGttaagcaacagcagcaggtcgcccagcagcagcaacagcagtcgCTTCAGCAGCAACCACCGATGCAGCTTCCCCATCAACCGCACCAGCATCAGGTGCAGCAGgttcatcagcaacagcagcaacagcagcaacaacagcagcaacatcagcagcagctacaacagcagcagcaacagatgcaacatcagcagcatcaacagcagcaactgcCGATGATCAATCATCCGTCGCAGATGGCAAACCATCTGAACCACCAGAACCATCTGAACCAGACGATGCTGAACCATGCCACCATGAACAGCGGTGGCCTGCCGACGATGCAGATGGCAATGCAGGGCGGCATGTACGATCACATCCATCCGCCGAATGTGAACGTGAATGTGAACGGTGTCGGTGTGCCGAAACCACCCGGCCCGGAGCAGCAGCTGGTGTATCTGAGCGGTGGTCAGCAGTACGGAACGGTTCTGACCGCCCAGAGCCAgtacataccacggaataacTCAGCG ATTAATACATCCACCGCAAAGAAGCTGTGGGAAAAGGGTGGCACTAATGATGTAAAGGTAGCTGCCGCAGCAACTGGTCCACTGCCGCCACTACAATTGCACGGTACTACAGACCATCAGGTATGGCGCGATTCGACCTGGTCGTCTCAGGGTGATGCGATCTTGGCACCACGTCGCATTTTCCAACACGCACCGGAAACAAATCCGACTGGTTCGACAGGAATTTTAAG CCCACGCGACTCAACTGGAGGATTGGGTGTGAAGATGGTAGAGTACGTACTTGGTGGCTCACCGACGAACAAGGAAAGTCCGCTAGCAAGCCTGGACTCGCGCTTCAAGGGATTGAAGTTTGATGACGGAGACAAG GCTTCCGATGATAAAGACAAAGCGAACTCACCTTTTGAAACGAACGGTGTAAAgaaggaagaggtagtacccgGTACGAATGGTGTTGTGATGGTGAACGGTATCGATGACGACAAGGGTTTCAA CCGTACGCCTGGTTCGCGCCAGCCGTCCCCTGCCGAAGAACAAATGCCACGCCCCAACATGCTCGACCCAACGGGCGTACACGGATCCGGGTTTCCGCAGCATCCGTCACTGCACAACATGCTCGGTTCGGCGGCACCCGGCGGCAACGACGTAACGCAACAGGCAGCGGCCGCCGCACTCGGCTCGTACCATCCGCAGATGATCAATCAGATGGGCCAAATGGGACAGCTAGGGCAGATGAATCCGATGAATCAGCTGAACCAGTTAAATCAACTGAACCAGATGCAGAGCCATGTGATGAATGGCGTTGGGGGCATACCTCAGATTGCACAG AGTCCTATGGTGAACCAGCATGGACAGGGTCCGAGTCAAATTGATTCGCCTGCCAATCTTTTACAGCAGCCCCACAACTACGAACTGCAG ATATTCGACATGCAAGAGGAGaagcgaaaactgatagtg